The following is a genomic window from Acidimicrobium ferrooxidans DSM 10331.
GCCGCCGAGGTGCGTGCGCTCGTCGTGGTCACCGCTGGCTTTTCCGACATCGGCCCCGAAGGGGCCGAGGAGGAACGTCGGCTGGTGGCGAGCGCTCGACGTCTCGGGATGCGCGTCGTCGGTCCCAACTCCATGGGGGTCGCCTCGCCCGCGATCGGGCTCGCCGGCACGCTCGCACCCTTTGCACTCGAGGCCGGTGGCACCTCGGTGCACGCGCAGTCAGGTCCCCTCTCGCTCGCCATCGTCGCCAAGTTGGCGCAGGCCTCGATCGGCATCGCGAGCTTCGTGTCGTCGGGCAACAAGGCCGATATCTCCGGCAACGACCTGCTCGCGTGGTGGGAGACCGACGAGCGGACCCGTTGCATCGTCCTCTACATCGAGGACTTCGGGAACCCTCGTACCTTCGCGCGCGTGGCCAGGCGGGTGAGCGCGACGAAGCCGATCCTCGTCGTCAAACCCGAGCGCGAGGGTCGCAGCCGTGTCGAGCCCGACCGACCAGGTGTGCTCGACACCGAGGTCGCGATCGATGCCCTCCTCGAGCGCACCGGCGTGCTTCGCACTCAGACGCTCGAGGAGCTGACCGAACTCGTTCGTCTGCTCGAGTCTCAGCCGCTGCCCGCCGGCGACCGAGTCGCCATCCTCGCCAATACCCAGGGGCCCGCCCCCTTGGTGGCCGACGCCGTCTTGCGGGCCGGCCTCGATCTCGCTCCCCTCGAGCCCGCCACCGTCGAGCGCCTCGGCACCCTCGGCCGCGCCGCGGCTCGCAACCCCCTCGAGCTCGGGCCCGGCGTCGTGCCGGCCGACTGGGAACGTGCTCTCGAACTGCTCCTCCTCGACGCCACGGTCGACGCCGTCATCATCAGCTTCATCCCCACCGTGGTCGGCGCGCCCGGCGATCCTCGACTCCTCGCCAACCCACTCCCGGGAGGCACGCTCCGCGGCGCACCGGCCCAGAGCCTCGCGCGCGCGGCCGAGATTGCCGACGCCGTGACGAAGGTCGCCACCCAGCGCGGACGCGATCGACCGAAGCCCGTCGTCGCGAACTTCCTCGCGCTCCCGGGTGTACCAGAACGCCTCGGCGCCGGTCCCCGCACCATCCCCTCGTTCGACTTTCCCGAGTCAGCGGCCAGGGCCCTCGGCCACGCGGCCCGCTACGCCCGATGGCGGGCGAGGGCCAACGGAACGCCGCTCGAGCTGGTGCCCCTGGCTGGCGACTGGGCGCGCGATCCCCTCGACGAATCCGCCGACGAGGACCGCGAGCTCGACGCCGAGGCCGTCGCGGGCCTCCTCGACTGGCTGGG
Proteins encoded in this region:
- a CDS encoding GNAT family N-acetyltransferase translates to MTTDGESDARYPAHWESDIVAADGRTVHVRPIRPDDATAIRRLHGRCSPETIYYRFFTPLPELSDAMLQHFVVVDYVDRMAFVAESGDELIAVARYDRLAGSSDAEVAFLVDDAHQGRGLGAALLELLAAYARQHGIGRFVAETLPDNVRMLKVFQDAGYRVARTWADGTVHVVFPIDPTPSSAAVMAERERRAAARSVAALVNPTRVALVGASRTPGSVGDVLLANLLSARFEGSLWVVNPNAAAVRGIPTVPSLRAIGQPIDLAIVAVRAEELPLVLEDAHAAEVRALVVVTAGFSDIGPEGAEEERRLVASARRLGMRVVGPNSMGVASPAIGLAGTLAPFALEAGGTSVHAQSGPLSLAIVAKLAQASIGIASFVSSGNKADISGNDLLAWWETDERTRCIVLYIEDFGNPRTFARVARRVSATKPILVVKPEREGRSRVEPDRPGVLDTEVAIDALLERTGVLRTQTLEELTELVRLLESQPLPAGDRVAILANTQGPAPLVADAVLRAGLDLAPLEPATVERLGTLGRAAARNPLELGPGVVPADWERALELLLLDATVDAVIISFIPTVVGAPGDPRLLANPLPGGTLRGAPAQSLARAAEIADAVTKVATQRGRDRPKPVVANFLALPGVPERLGAGPRTIPSFDFPESAARALGHAARYARWRARANGTPLELVPLAGDWARDPLDESADEDRELDAEAVAGLLDWLGIPRRAPSGGRREELEGRAVHLRLELIHLERYGPFLRAGLAGDAFRRIGASVAVALPHTDRDVIDFLEAIPGADLVVGSGPYPSDDLVAIVHRLVTLAERRYDVAALTLEPVVGTARGWWARSGRCVVRPLRLEPAMITRSLRAPGSPSPA